A genome region from Bradyrhizobium commune includes the following:
- a CDS encoding response regulator transcription factor — translation MTKVLLIEDDGGTAEEIVAELTELGFEVEWSSNGIDGLDKARTIHPDALIVDRMLPGMDGLTIIEALRKDQISTPVLVLSALGAVDDRVRGLRSGGDDYLTKPFAVVELVARIEALLRRPADTRETTLRVGPLELDLIERTARRGAREIDLLPREFRLLEYMMRRCDQLLTRAMLLEEVWNYKFVPATTNLVDVHMGRLRHKVDGPGEPQMIQNVRGSGFVLRDQQ, via the coding sequence ATGACGAAGGTTCTTCTGATCGAGGACGACGGCGGAACGGCCGAGGAGATCGTTGCCGAGCTGACTGAGCTCGGCTTTGAGGTCGAATGGTCATCGAACGGGATCGACGGGCTCGACAAGGCGCGTACGATTCATCCTGATGCCCTGATTGTCGATCGCATGCTCCCTGGTATGGACGGCCTTACGATCATTGAGGCGTTGCGGAAGGACCAGATCAGCACGCCGGTCCTGGTGCTGAGTGCACTCGGCGCTGTCGACGATCGGGTGCGGGGCTTACGAAGCGGCGGAGACGACTATCTTACGAAGCCCTTTGCAGTCGTCGAACTCGTTGCAAGAATAGAAGCCCTCCTTCGTCGTCCGGCGGACACCCGTGAGACGACGTTGCGGGTCGGGCCTCTGGAACTCGATTTAATCGAGCGCACGGCGCGGCGCGGCGCGCGCGAGATTGATCTCTTGCCGCGTGAATTCCGTCTCCTTGAATACATGATGCGGCGATGCGATCAATTGCTGACACGGGCAATGTTGCTCGAGGAAGTCTGGAATTACAAGTTTGTTCCGGCCACAACTAATCTCGTCGACGTGCATATGGGTCGGTTGCGGCACAAGGTTGATGGTCCTGGAGAGCCGCAGATGATTCAGAATGTCCGCGGCTCCGGATTCGTTCTGCGGGACCAGCAATAG
- a CDS encoding multidrug efflux RND transporter permease subunit: MNISAPFITRPIATSMLMVGLLLLGLAAYPLLPVAALPNVNYPTLSVTAQLPGADPQTIASSVATPLEEQFGQIPGLIQMTSSSALGTTAITLQFDLNRDIEGAATDALAAINAASGQLPPAMIFPPTIRKVNPADAPVLLLALTSNTLPMTTVDAYAENILLQKISQISGVGLVGIGGQQKPAIRIQVNPQALASRGIGLEDVRNVVSQANVDLPKGTLNSPRKTYTLNTNDQLATPDAYNSLIVAYRNGSAVRVSDIGKAISAPENDLLAGWSNHQRAVILAIQRQPGANVIATVDRVKAMLPQLQASIPSDIKVSILSDRTQTIRASVSDVQFTLVLTVALVVMVIFVFLRNFWATIIPAVTVPLSLIGTFAVLYEFGYSLDNLSLMALTIAVGFVVDDAVVVIENIVRHLEDGLSPMQAALTGASEIGFTIVSITLSLIAVFIPLFLMGGYVGLLFREFAITVSVALVLSLVISLTLTPMMCSRLLKPESREHGLLYGILERGFDGLLALYERGLKIVMRHQFITLMTLLATIALTGYLYVVIPKGFFPQQDTGFIFGITEASQDISFPAMSERQQAVVDTVLRDPAVASVGSYIGPGGPTATLNNGRVFITLKPKGERTVSADDVINRLRSKLAHIQGIALYMQAAQDITIGGRLSRTQYQYTLVDADPGELNYWSSIFLDKLKSIPGIADVASDQQNAGPLLDITINRDVASSHGILPATVDNTLSDAFGQRIVSTILTQQNQYHVVLEVSPEFQFGPGALSDIYVTSSSGQQVPLNTLVKAVEKVAPIVVNHQGQFPSTTISFNLLPGASIGNAVAAIQQAERQLGKPLSLSTSFQGNAQAFQSSLSSTPVLIAAALIVIYIILSVLYESVVHPITILSTLPSAGIGALLILMAFRIDLSVIALIGIILLIGIVKKNAIMLIDFALEAERHQHLSPEDAIYKACVLRFRPILMTTMAALLGAVPLMIGTGVGAELRQPLGYTIVGGLLVSQLLTLYTTPVVYLYLDRLRIWVSTLRSGRAQSENTALPAE, encoded by the coding sequence ATGAACATTTCCGCGCCATTCATCACGCGGCCGATCGCGACCTCAATGCTGATGGTCGGCTTGTTGCTGCTCGGCCTTGCAGCCTACCCGCTGCTGCCGGTCGCGGCGTTACCGAACGTGAATTATCCGACCCTGTCGGTTACAGCCCAACTGCCGGGCGCCGATCCCCAGACCATTGCGTCGTCGGTCGCAACGCCGCTCGAGGAGCAGTTTGGCCAAATTCCTGGCCTTATCCAGATGACCTCCTCGAGCGCGCTTGGGACCACTGCGATCACGTTGCAGTTCGACCTCAACCGCGACATAGAGGGAGCTGCAACGGATGCGTTGGCCGCGATCAATGCCGCCAGCGGGCAGTTGCCACCCGCCATGATCTTTCCGCCAACCATCCGCAAGGTCAATCCGGCAGACGCACCAGTTCTTCTGCTCGCCCTGACGTCCAATACGCTGCCGATGACCACGGTCGACGCCTATGCCGAGAACATCCTGCTGCAGAAAATCTCCCAGATTTCCGGGGTGGGTCTCGTCGGCATCGGCGGCCAGCAAAAGCCGGCGATACGGATACAGGTCAATCCACAGGCGCTCGCGTCGCGCGGGATCGGCCTTGAAGACGTGCGCAATGTGGTTAGCCAGGCCAATGTCGATCTGCCGAAGGGCACCCTCAACAGCCCGCGCAAGACCTACACGCTCAACACCAACGATCAGCTGGCAACTCCGGATGCCTATAACTCCCTGATCGTCGCCTATCGCAATGGCTCGGCGGTGCGGGTGAGCGACATCGGCAAAGCAATCAGCGCGCCCGAAAACGATCTCCTCGCCGGGTGGTCCAACCACCAGCGAGCCGTCATTCTCGCCATTCAGCGTCAGCCGGGCGCCAACGTTATCGCGACCGTCGATCGCGTCAAAGCGATGCTGCCTCAACTGCAGGCATCGATTCCCTCCGACATCAAGGTTTCGATCTTGTCGGATCGTACCCAGACCATCCGCGCTTCGGTCAGCGACGTGCAATTCACACTGGTGTTGACGGTCGCGCTGGTGGTCATGGTGATCTTTGTGTTCCTGCGCAATTTCTGGGCGACGATCATTCCAGCCGTGACCGTTCCCCTCTCGTTGATCGGCACATTCGCAGTGCTCTACGAATTCGGCTATAGCCTCGACAATTTGTCGCTGATGGCGTTGACGATTGCTGTCGGTTTCGTGGTGGACGACGCGGTCGTGGTCATCGAGAACATCGTCCGCCATCTCGAGGACGGTCTCTCGCCCATGCAGGCGGCGCTCACCGGCGCAAGTGAGATCGGCTTCACCATTGTGTCGATCACGCTGTCATTGATCGCCGTGTTCATCCCGTTGTTCCTCATGGGCGGCTATGTCGGACTGCTGTTTCGGGAATTCGCGATCACTGTCAGCGTAGCGCTGGTACTGTCGCTCGTGATTTCACTGACACTCACGCCGATGATGTGCTCGCGCCTGCTCAAACCCGAGAGCCGTGAGCACGGTCTCCTCTATGGGATACTCGAACGCGGATTCGACGGCCTGCTCGCACTTTACGAGCGCGGACTTAAGATCGTGATGCGTCACCAGTTCATCACGTTGATGACCCTGCTGGCCACGATTGCCCTGACGGGATACCTTTACGTCGTCATTCCGAAGGGCTTCTTCCCGCAACAGGACACTGGATTTATCTTCGGCATTACCGAGGCTTCCCAGGATATCTCCTTCCCGGCGATGTCCGAGCGTCAGCAGGCGGTGGTCGATACGGTGCTTCGGGATCCTGCGGTCGCCTCGGTCGGCTCGTATATCGGGCCTGGCGGCCCGACGGCTACGTTGAACAACGGCCGAGTATTCATCACGCTGAAGCCGAAAGGCGAGCGTACCGTCAGTGCCGACGACGTCATCAATCGGCTGCGGTCAAAGCTCGCCCACATTCAGGGGATTGCGCTTTATATGCAGGCGGCCCAGGACATCACCATTGGCGGACGGCTTTCGAGAACGCAATATCAATATACGCTTGTCGACGCCGACCCTGGCGAACTCAATTACTGGTCATCGATCTTCCTCGACAAGCTGAAGAGCATCCCCGGCATTGCCGATGTCGCCAGCGACCAGCAGAACGCAGGCCCTCTGCTCGATATTACCATCAATCGCGACGTTGCTTCGAGCCACGGAATCCTGCCCGCGACCGTCGACAATACGCTCTCTGACGCGTTCGGTCAGCGCATCGTCTCGACCATACTCACCCAGCAGAACCAGTATCACGTAGTGCTTGAAGTCTCGCCGGAGTTTCAGTTCGGGCCTGGCGCCTTAAGCGATATCTACGTTACCTCGTCCAGCGGGCAGCAGGTGCCCCTGAACACACTGGTCAAGGCTGTCGAGAAAGTCGCGCCCATCGTGGTCAACCACCAGGGCCAGTTCCCGTCGACCACGATTTCCTTCAACCTGCTGCCCGGAGCATCGATCGGCAATGCGGTGGCTGCGATCCAGCAGGCGGAACGGCAACTGGGTAAGCCGCTCTCCCTGAGCACCAGCTTCCAGGGCAACGCCCAGGCATTCCAGTCATCGCTGTCAAGTACGCCGGTGCTGATCGCCGCGGCGCTCATCGTCATCTACATCATTCTAAGCGTGCTGTACGAGAGCGTCGTTCATCCCATCACGATCCTTTCGACGCTGCCGTCCGCCGGCATCGGTGCGCTGCTGATCCTGATGGCATTTCGCATCGACCTGAGTGTGATCGCCTTGATCGGAATCATCCTGCTCATCGGCATCGTCAAGAAAAACGCGATCATGCTGATCGATTTCGCACTCGAGGCCGAACGCCATCAGCATCTCTCGCCGGAAGACGCCATCTACAAAGCCTGCGTGCTGCGCTTCCGCCCGATTCTCATGACCACGATGGCGGCACTGCTGGGCGCGGTACCCCTGATGATCGGGACCGGCGTCGGCGCGGAACTTCGTCAGCCGCTCGGATACACCATCGTGGGCGGCCTGCTCGTGTCGCAGCTGCTGACCCTGTACACGACGCCGGTGGTCTATCTCTACCTCGATCGTCTTCGAATCTGGGTTTCGACGCTCAGGAGCGGGCGGGCTCAAAGCGAAAACACCGCGCTTCCTGCTGAGTGA
- a CDS encoding alpha/beta fold hydrolase, whose translation MNSQDDLRQRHPINRRAFVSMVAAGAASTLIQGTAAAAQPAPKARNVVLVHGLFADGSSWSEVIARLQAAGLNATAVQNPLTTLPDAVASAERVLARQDGPTVLVGHSFSGMIVTEAGQHPNVSALVYVAARAPDAGEDYAALAKRFPTPPASAGIVFDGDEGRLSEAAFLRDFAGDLPEAKAKVLYAVQEPFHKALLTGKTTHAAWRSKPSFYAVSTEDRTINPDLERFMAKRMGAKTIEVKASHLSLISQPDEITQLILEAAGGHPA comes from the coding sequence ATGAACAGCCAGGACGATCTTCGGCAGAGACATCCAATCAATCGACGCGCATTCGTGAGCATGGTGGCTGCGGGGGCGGCAAGCACTCTTATCCAGGGCACCGCCGCGGCTGCACAGCCGGCGCCGAAGGCCCGAAACGTCGTCCTTGTGCACGGGCTGTTCGCCGACGGGTCATCCTGGTCCGAGGTGATCGCACGATTGCAGGCAGCGGGGCTTAATGCCACGGCTGTACAAAACCCGCTGACAACGTTGCCTGACGCGGTAGCCTCGGCGGAGCGCGTGCTGGCGCGGCAGGATGGTCCGACGGTCCTGGTTGGGCACTCCTTCTCGGGAATGATCGTTACAGAGGCAGGTCAGCATCCCAACGTGTCGGCTCTGGTCTATGTAGCGGCGCGGGCGCCGGATGCGGGCGAGGATTACGCGGCGTTGGCCAAGAGATTTCCGACGCCACCCGCGTCAGCCGGGATTGTCTTCGACGGCGATGAGGGTCGTCTCAGCGAAGCCGCGTTCTTGCGCGATTTCGCGGGCGACCTGCCGGAAGCGAAGGCGAAGGTCCTCTATGCGGTCCAAGAGCCATTCCACAAGGCTCTGCTCACGGGCAAGACGACGCATGCGGCCTGGAGGTCGAAGCCAAGCTTCTATGCCGTTTCCACGGAAGACCGGACGATCAATCCAGATCTCGAACGCTTCATGGCCAAGCGCATGGGCGCCAAGACCATTGAAGTAAAGGCCAGTCACCTGTCGCTGATATCCCAACCGGACGAAATCACCCAGCTGATCCTGGAAGCCGCGGGCGGACACCCCGCCTAG
- a CDS encoding efflux RND transporter periplasmic adaptor subunit, producing MNFNGPFDSEQVSETDRDAEREASPAKKRRGASIAGLGLVLVTTAALASGAWSHYAQQRQIDANARQEQDFIPQVRVAAVQPSDDIDLVTLPATTSAFASANIFARASGYIAEREVDIGDHVKQGQLLAEIVAPELDHQIAQAEATLAQLRWALTQAEANRELAKVTWDRDRPLVDKGWVTAQQGTIDEQTLKAQEAAVSVAQSNVTAEQAQLQVLQQQKAYQRVVAPFEGVITQRNIDVGSLVQADATSSTFMFTLQQGNVIRTQLFVPQDAAFGLKPGIDAVVHVPEIPDRAFPGNVTRIADALQPGTRTLLTEVDIPNPDRTLSSGIYCTVELHIPRKTPSFRISADAVIFNQGGLQVAVVESGVVHLRKIGIVRDLGREVEVNSGVKRGDQVILNPSVDLAEGARVRTSLQIATS from the coding sequence ATGAACTTCAACGGACCGTTTGATAGCGAGCAAGTCAGCGAGACCGATCGGGACGCGGAGAGGGAGGCGTCACCGGCCAAGAAGCGTCGGGGAGCGAGCATCGCAGGCCTTGGCCTGGTGCTTGTGACCACGGCGGCCCTCGCCTCGGGCGCCTGGAGTCATTACGCACAACAACGGCAGATCGATGCGAACGCGAGGCAGGAGCAGGACTTCATCCCGCAGGTCCGCGTTGCCGCGGTCCAGCCGAGCGACGACATCGACCTGGTGACCCTGCCTGCAACGACCTCGGCATTCGCCAGCGCCAACATCTTCGCGCGCGCCAGCGGCTATATCGCCGAGCGTGAGGTCGACATCGGAGACCATGTCAAGCAGGGCCAGCTGCTCGCCGAAATCGTCGCGCCGGAGCTCGATCACCAGATTGCGCAGGCCGAGGCGACCTTGGCTCAGCTCAGATGGGCCCTGACCCAGGCGGAGGCCAACCGTGAGCTGGCCAAGGTGACGTGGGACCGGGACCGCCCGCTGGTCGACAAGGGCTGGGTCACGGCGCAGCAGGGCACCATCGATGAGCAGACGCTCAAGGCGCAGGAAGCGGCAGTCTCAGTGGCGCAGTCCAATGTCACAGCGGAGCAGGCGCAACTGCAAGTGCTGCAACAGCAGAAAGCCTATCAACGCGTCGTCGCGCCTTTCGAGGGCGTCATCACCCAGCGCAATATCGATGTCGGCAGCCTGGTGCAGGCCGACGCGACCTCCAGCACGTTTATGTTTACCCTGCAGCAAGGCAATGTGATCCGCACCCAGCTGTTCGTGCCGCAGGATGCGGCATTTGGACTGAAGCCCGGCATCGACGCCGTGGTGCACGTGCCTGAAATCCCGGACCGCGCCTTTCCGGGGAACGTGACGCGGATCGCCGACGCGCTGCAGCCAGGCACCCGGACGCTGTTAACCGAGGTCGATATCCCGAACCCCGACAGAACGCTGTCGTCGGGCATCTACTGCACCGTCGAGCTCCATATCCCGCGCAAAACGCCGAGCTTCAGGATTTCCGCTGATGCCGTCATCTTCAACCAGGGCGGCCTGCAAGTCGCCGTGGTCGAGAGTGGCGTGGTACATCTGCGCAAGATCGGCATTGTCCGCGACCTCGGCCGCGAGGTCGAGGTGAACAGCGGCGTCAAGCGCGGCGACCAGGTGATCCTCAATCCCAGCGTCGATCTGGCCGAAGGCGCGCGGGTTCGAACAAGCCTACAGATAGCGACATCCTGA
- a CDS encoding efflux RND transporter permease subunit has translation MGIVRFALRFPHTFYVAAALILFLGAVTVFRMPTDIFPEINIPVVTVIWSYTGLSTPEMEQRVTTYSQYSISSNVNGIKNIEAQTMAGLSVQKIYFQPDVNLDLAISQIVSATNAIRALMPPGIQPPVVVQFNASSVPVLQISLSSDTLSEQQLYDYGIYRIRQQLAPIPGITLPTPSGGKYRQIMVDIDPTKLVAKGLTPLDVVNAVNAQNLTLPAGTAKFGDKQYVVRTNATPASIDDLNNIPIKVVNGATIFVKDVGQVHDGWLVQQNVVRQNGRRSVLLSIVKNGNASTVSVVNAVHKALETARAAAPAGMQINELFDQSVFVKQSVEGVLREGAIAAGLTALMILLFLGSWRSTLVVMISIPLSILTSLVVLSFLGETLNTMTLGGLALAVGILVDDSTVTIENTHRLLVEEGQPLPQATLHGAAGIAVPTLVSTLAISCVFTSVVFLDGPAKYLFTPLGLAVVFAMLASYGLSRTLTPIVIGLLLKSEHHGPPGAASRGLFGRLHAAFERNFEAMRHAYSRSLVGLVQHRFIIPAGMIGVLALGVVLFPLVGRDFFPAIDGGQIQLHVRAPAGSRIETTERIFQEVENEIRQVIPDSERELIVDNIGLPARSYNLAFTDGSTIGVNDGVILVSLKEGHRPTAEYVGKLRKVLSAAFPEDTFYFQAADIVTQILNFGLPAQIDVRTVGYDRANNLRVAHELRQRIAAIPGIADAHLQQEVDAPAFYADIDRTRAAQLGLNASTIATNVNVSLSSSAQVTPNFWTDPKSGIPYYFAVQTPESKIGSLNDLANTPVSTGLTSFQTDTPIPGLLSNVATFKRTSIPTNANQANIQPVYEIYASAQGRDLGSVASQISKIVADLQKELKPGNTIQVIGQIESMNSAFINLGIGLLFAAVFVYLLMVVNYQNFGDPFVVILALPATLCGILTMLFITATTLNVPSLMGAIMAVGVASANSILLVTFAREQQLAGKTALEAAIEAGHTRIRPVLMTAAAMIVGMIPMAIGAAGEEQNAALARAVIGGLLFATPTTLLVVPYLFAVLRKGNDGKKHHGVFDEVLE, from the coding sequence ATGGGTATTGTTCGCTTCGCTTTGCGGTTTCCGCATACTTTCTATGTCGCCGCGGCGTTGATCCTCTTTCTCGGTGCCGTCACCGTGTTCAGGATGCCAACGGACATATTTCCGGAAATCAACATTCCCGTTGTCACCGTGATCTGGAGCTACACCGGGCTGAGCACGCCCGAGATGGAGCAGCGCGTCACCACCTACAGCCAGTATTCGATCAGCTCGAACGTCAACGGCATCAAGAATATCGAAGCCCAGACCATGGCTGGTCTGTCGGTGCAGAAGATCTACTTCCAGCCCGACGTGAATCTCGACCTTGCGATCTCGCAGATTGTTTCCGCAACCAACGCGATCCGTGCGCTGATGCCGCCAGGCATTCAGCCACCAGTCGTGGTGCAGTTCAATGCTTCCAGCGTGCCGGTGCTGCAGATCAGCCTGAGCTCAGACACGCTGAGCGAGCAGCAGCTCTATGACTACGGCATCTACCGGATCCGCCAGCAGCTGGCGCCGATCCCGGGCATCACGCTGCCGACGCCATCAGGTGGAAAATACCGCCAGATCATGGTCGATATCGATCCGACGAAGCTTGTGGCCAAAGGGCTGACGCCGCTCGACGTGGTGAATGCCGTCAACGCCCAGAACCTGACGCTGCCGGCCGGCACCGCCAAGTTCGGCGACAAGCAGTATGTAGTCCGGACCAACGCGACCCCGGCCTCCATCGACGATCTCAACAATATCCCGATTAAGGTGGTGAATGGCGCTACGATCTTCGTGAAGGACGTCGGCCAGGTTCACGACGGCTGGCTGGTGCAGCAGAATGTCGTGCGCCAGAACGGCCGGCGCTCGGTCCTGCTCAGCATCGTCAAGAACGGCAATGCCTCGACCGTCAGCGTCGTGAACGCCGTGCACAAGGCGCTCGAGACGGCGCGTGCCGCAGCACCGGCAGGCATGCAGATCAACGAGCTGTTCGACCAGTCGGTGTTTGTCAAGCAATCGGTGGAGGGTGTGCTGCGCGAGGGTGCGATCGCCGCCGGGCTGACCGCGCTGATGATCCTGCTGTTCCTGGGGTCGTGGCGGTCGACCCTGGTGGTCATGATCTCGATCCCACTCTCGATTCTGACTTCGCTGGTCGTGCTGTCCTTCCTCGGCGAGACGCTGAATACGATGACGCTTGGCGGCTTGGCGCTTGCCGTCGGCATCCTCGTCGATGATTCAACCGTCACGATTGAGAACACCCACCGCCTGCTCGTCGAGGAAGGCCAGCCGCTGCCGCAGGCGACCTTGCACGGCGCGGCCGGCATCGCCGTGCCGACGCTGGTCTCGACCTTGGCGATCAGTTGCGTGTTCACGTCCGTCGTATTCCTGGACGGGCCGGCGAAATATCTGTTCACGCCGCTTGGGCTCGCCGTGGTCTTTGCGATGCTGGCCTCTTACGGCCTGTCGCGGACACTGACGCCGATCGTCATCGGATTGCTGCTCAAGAGCGAACATCATGGGCCACCCGGCGCGGCGTCGCGCGGCCTGTTCGGGCGCCTTCATGCGGCCTTCGAACGCAATTTCGAGGCGATGCGCCACGCCTATTCGCGCTCGCTCGTCGGGTTGGTCCAGCATCGCTTCATCATTCCGGCCGGAATGATCGGCGTGCTCGCGCTAGGCGTCGTGCTGTTTCCGCTGGTCGGCCGCGATTTCTTCCCCGCGATCGACGGCGGGCAGATCCAGCTTCACGTGCGTGCGCCGGCGGGAAGCCGGATCGAGACCACGGAGCGGATTTTCCAGGAGGTCGAGAACGAGATCCGCCAGGTCATCCCGGACAGTGAGCGCGAGCTGATCGTCGACAATATCGGCCTGCCGGCACGCTCCTACAACCTTGCTTTCACCGACGGCTCGACCATCGGCGTCAATGACGGCGTGATCCTGGTTTCGCTGAAAGAAGGGCACCGGCCGACGGCCGAGTATGTTGGGAAGCTGCGCAAGGTACTGTCTGCCGCATTCCCGGAAGACACTTTCTACTTCCAGGCGGCAGACATCGTCACCCAGATCCTCAATTTCGGATTGCCGGCGCAGATCGATGTGCGCACCGTTGGCTATGACCGGGCCAACAACCTTCGCGTGGCGCATGAGCTGCGCCAGAGGATAGCAGCAATCCCCGGCATCGCTGACGCGCATCTGCAGCAGGAGGTCGACGCCCCGGCCTTCTATGCCGATATCGACCGCACGCGTGCCGCACAGCTCGGGTTGAACGCGAGTACGATCGCGACCAACGTCAATGTCAGCCTGAGCTCGTCGGCGCAAGTCACGCCGAACTTCTGGACTGACCCGAAATCGGGCATTCCTTATTATTTCGCCGTGCAGACGCCCGAGAGCAAGATCGGTTCGCTGAACGATCTCGCGAACACGCCGGTTTCCACGGGGCTGACGTCGTTCCAGACGGACACGCCGATTCCGGGCCTGCTCAGCAATGTTGCCACCTTCAAGCGTACCAGCATTCCGACCAACGCCAACCAAGCCAACATCCAGCCGGTCTACGAGATCTATGCCAGTGCCCAGGGCCGCGATCTCGGCAGCGTCGCGAGCCAGATCAGCAAAATTGTCGCCGATCTGCAGAAGGAGCTTAAGCCCGGCAACACCATCCAGGTGATCGGCCAGATCGAGAGCATGAACAGTGCCTTCATCAACCTCGGGATCGGCCTCCTGTTCGCCGCCGTGTTCGTCTACCTCCTGATGGTCGTGAACTACCAGAATTTCGGCGATCCCTTCGTCGTCATCCTGGCGTTGCCGGCGACGCTGTGCGGCATCCTGACCATGCTGTTCATTACCGCAACCACCCTCAACGTACCCTCGCTGATGGGAGCAATCATGGCCGTGGGTGTGGCTTCCGCGAACTCAATCCTGCTGGTGACGTTCGCGCGCGAGCAGCAACTCGCCGGAAAGACCGCGTTAGAGGCGGCGATCGAAGCGGGGCACACCAGAATCCGTCCGGTGCTGATGACGGCGGCCGCCATGATCGTCGGCATGATCCCAATGGCGATCGGAGCCGCCGGCGAAGAGCAGAACGCCGCGCTGGCCCGCGCGGTGATCGGCGGGCTCCTGTTCGCCACGCCGACAACGCTTCTAGTCGTGCCTTACCTGTTTGCGGTGCTGCGCAAGGGCAACGACGGCAAGAAACATCATGGGGTTTTTGACGAGGTACTGGAATGA
- a CDS encoding efflux RND transporter periplasmic adaptor subunit, with the protein MRLRTSVAAIVVIVIGGAAFAVTQKASPRPQQAPAPSMPVVAGTVSTQDVPVYLRGIGTVIAYNTDIVRSQIQGQLTQIAFTEGKAVRAGDLLAQIDPHPFQAQLDQVTATRDRDQAQLTNALANLGRYTQLEGKGYATPQLLDTQKAQVAQLQNAVKSDDALIEQAQVQLGYTRLTSPITGITGVRQVDVGNIIHPSDANGLVVVTQIEPISLIFTLPETDLPQIQQQMAASQTPLKVLAYSQDDKIQLDIGKVDLINNEILQTTGAVQLKAEFPNTAHRLWPGELVNARLLLDTRHNGLTVPAGAVQQGQQGFYAYVIKPDNTVEARTIAVGQTSNGQALIDSGLAANEQVVVDGQYKLQPGSHVTILHGKAAAEAAAQSAQQIAIP; encoded by the coding sequence ATGCGTTTGAGGACCTCCGTTGCTGCCATCGTTGTCATCGTGATCGGAGGCGCCGCGTTTGCCGTTACGCAAAAGGCGTCACCGCGACCGCAGCAAGCGCCGGCGCCTTCGATGCCGGTCGTCGCCGGAACCGTCAGCACCCAGGACGTGCCGGTCTATCTGCGCGGTATCGGCACCGTCATCGCCTACAACACCGATATCGTGCGCAGCCAGATTCAGGGACAGCTGACGCAAATCGCATTCACCGAAGGCAAGGCGGTTCGCGCCGGCGATCTGCTGGCCCAGATCGATCCGCATCCCTTCCAGGCGCAGCTCGACCAAGTGACGGCGACACGCGATCGCGATCAGGCACAGCTGACAAACGCGCTCGCCAACCTCGGTCGCTACACGCAACTGGAGGGCAAAGGATACGCGACGCCGCAACTCCTCGACACCCAGAAGGCACAGGTGGCGCAGCTGCAAAACGCCGTCAAATCCGATGACGCACTGATCGAACAGGCGCAGGTCCAGCTTGGATATACCCGATTGACGTCACCGATCACGGGCATCACCGGCGTGCGGCAGGTCGACGTAGGCAACATCATCCACCCGAGCGATGCCAATGGTCTGGTTGTCGTGACCCAGATCGAACCGATCTCGCTGATCTTTACGCTTCCCGAAACGGATCTGCCGCAAATCCAACAACAGATGGCCGCGAGCCAGACTCCGCTAAAGGTTCTTGCCTACAGCCAGGACGACAAGATCCAGCTTGATATCGGCAAGGTCGATCTCATCAATAACGAGATTCTGCAGACCACCGGCGCGGTCCAGCTCAAGGCCGAATTTCCAAACACCGCGCATCGGCTGTGGCCGGGGGAACTGGTCAATGCGCGGCTGCTACTGGATACGCGACATAATGGATTGACGGTTCCGGCCGGAGCCGTTCAGCAGGGCCAGCAGGGCTTCTATGCCTACGTAATCAAACCCGACAACACTGTCGAAGCGCGAACGATTGCGGTTGGGCAAACCAGCAACGGTCAGGCGCTGATCGATAGCGGACTTGCCGCGAACGAACAGGTTGTCGTCGACGGGCAATACAAGCTGCAACCCGGAAGCCATGTCACCATCCTGCATGGCAAGGCAGCAGCCGAGGCCGCCGCCCAGAGTGCCCAGCAGATTGCCATCCCATGA